The genomic segment CCGTTCGCTGGTCGCCGCTGTCATGGCGAATCCGGCATCCAAACAGGCCCTCGCGGGCGTCCAGGCCTTCAACGGGCGCGCGAGCCGCGCCGAACTCGACCGCTGGTGGGCCGCGATCGTGCGCGGTCGCGAGACCAAGGATCTCCCGAAGACGCGTGTGCCGAGCGACTCCCTCCCTCCGCCCCGTGCGTGGTCGGAGCGCAACCCCGAGGCCGACGCGCGGCTGAAGCGCGCCCGCCCGGCGGTGGAGGAGCTGGCCGAGGCGTTGAACATGCCGACGGAGAATCTCCTCAAGCCCGAGACCCTGCGACGTCTCGCATGGATGCCGCCCGCTCTGACGACGGAGGCGATCGCAGAAGCGCTCGCATCGCTCGGCGCGCGGCCCTGGCAGATTGAGCAGACCGCACAGAAGATCTTGGATGCCTTTGTAGAAGCCGGGCAATCGCTCGACACGGCCGAGGCTGCCGGATCGTAGGTTCGACCCAACCGATTCACGACGCCTCAGCGGGCCTCATAGGCTGAACGCATACCCAACCTTTGGAGGCAGAGTGGCCGAGATCTCGGACGTCTACTTCGTCGATGGAATGCGCACCCCGTTCGGGCGCGCCGGCGAAAAAGGCATGTACTGGAACACCCGCGCGGACGACCTCGCCGTCAAGGCGACCATCGGTCTGATGGAGCGCAATGCCGCCGTCCCCGCCGACCGCATCGACGACGTCGCCATCGCAGCGACGTCGCAGACCGGCGACCAGGGCCTCACGCTCGGCCGTTCGGTCGCCATCCTCGCCGGGCTCCCCAACACGGTTCCCGGCCTTGCCGTCGAGCGCATGTGCGCCGGCGCGATGACCAGCGTCACGACCATGGCCGCCTCGATCGGCATCGGGATGTACGACTTCGCCCTCGCCGGCGGCGTCGAGCACATGGGCCACCACCCGATCGGCGCCAACGCCGACCCGAACCCGCGCTTCGTCGCGGAGAAGATGGTCGACCCCGGCGCGCTGAACATGGGCGTCACCGCAGAACGCATCTTCGACCGTTTCCCGCACCTCACCAAGGAGCGCTCGGATCGGTTCGGGATGCTCAGCCAGCACAAGGTGCAGGCGGCGTACGACGCGGGCAAGATCCAGCCGGACCTCGTGTCCGTCGCGATCAAGGATGCCGAGGGCGCCTGGGGCCTCGCGACCGAGGATGAAGGCCGCCGCCCGCAGACCACGATGGCCGACCTCGCGGGTCTCAAGACCCCGTTCCGCCCGCACGGACGGGTCACGGCAGGCACCTCCTCCCCTCTCACCGACGGCGCGACGATGTCGCTTCTCGCCGGTGGCCGGGCGGTGAAGGAGTTCGGTCTCACGCCGAAGATGAAGCTCGTCTCGTTCGCCTTCGCCGGCGTCCAGCCCGAGATCATGGGCATCGGCCCGATCCCGTCGACCGAGAAGGCGCTGAAGAAGGCCGGACTCACGATCGATGACATCGGGCTGTTCGAGCTGAACGAGGCGTTCGCGATCCAGGTGATCTCGCTCCTCGACCACTTCGGCATCGCCGACGACGACCCCCGCGTGAACCAGTGGGGTGGCGCCATCGCCCTCGGACATCCGCTGGCCGCGTCCGGTGTGCGTCTGATGATCCAGCTCGCCGCGCAGTTCGCAGAGCGCCCGGACGTCCGCTACGGCCTGACCGCCATGTGCGTCGGTCTCGGCCAGGGCGGATCGGTCATCTGGGAGAACCCGTTCTACGACGGCAAGAAGCGGAAGTGAGTGCAGCTGTGACCGACTACGAAAAGATCGACTTCTCCCCCATCCTCGCTCTCGCCGACGACGAGGTCGTGACACGGTCGACCGTTCGCGACGTGCGTCTGCCCTCGGGCAAGGTGCTGGCGCTGATCACCCTGGACAACGGTCGGGACCACACCCGCCCCAATACCCTGGGACCGGCGACCCTGGTGGAGCTCGGCAAGACCCTCGACAGTGTGAAGGCTCGCGCCGCCGCCGGCGAGATCCAGGCGGTCGGCATCACCGGCAAGCAGTACATCCTCGCCGCCGGTGCCGACCTGTCCGACATCTCCAAGGTGACCTCGCAGGATCACGCGCGTCTGATCGCGCAGCTCGGGCACAAGGTGATCGGCTCGCTCTCCGACCTCGGCGTGCCCTCGTTCGCGTTCGTGAACGGGCTCGCCCTCGGCGGCGGGCTCGAGATCGCCCTGAACTCGACCTACCGCACGGTGGACGCGTCCGCTGCGGCTGTGGCGCTTCCCGAGGTGTTCCTCGGTCTCATTCCCGGCTGGGGCGGCGCGTACCTGCTGCCGAACCTCATCGGCATCGAGAACGCCCTCGAGGTCGTCATCTCGAACCCGCTCAAGCAGAATCGGATGCTCAAGCCCAAGCAGGCGTTCGAGCTCGGCATCATGGATGCGATCTTCCCCGCTGCGAACTATCTCGAGGACTCGCTCGCGTGGGCGGACCGTGTCCTGTCGGGCGCCGTCAAGGTCGACCGGAAGAACGAGCCGGGCAAGATCGAGCGCCTGACGAAGTGGCCGATCGCCATCAAGATGGCGCGCGGGATGCTGGAGTCGAAGATCGGCACGGTGCCCCGTTCGCCCTACCTGGCACTCGACCTGCTCGACAAGGCACGCAGCGGAACCAAGGCCGACGGGTTCGCCCGCGAGGACGAGGCTCTCGCGGAGCTCGTCGCCGGTGATCAGTTCGCGGCGTCCATGTACGCCTTCGACCTCGTCCAGAAGCGCGCGAAGCGCCCTGTGGGCGCACCGGACAAGGCTCTGGCCAAGAAGGTGACGAAGGTCGGGATCATCGGCGCCGGCCTCATGGCCAGCCAGTTCGCCCTGCTCTTCGTGCGCAAGCTCCAGGTCCCCGTCCTCATCACGGATCTCGACCAGGCGCGCGTCGACAAGGGCGTGGCGTACATCCACGAGGAGATCGGCAAGCTCGAGCAGAAGGGTCGGCTCGATGCCGACACGGCCAACAAACTGCGCGGCCTCGTCACCGGGACGACCGACAAGTCGCTCTACGCCGACTGCGACTTCGTGATCGAGGCCGTCTTCGAGGAGGTCGGGGTCAAGCAGTCCGTCTTCGGCGAGATCGAGCAGATCGTCGCACCCGACGCGATCCTGGCGACCAACACATCCTCGCTGTCGGTCGAGGAGATCGGCGCGAAGCTCTCCAACCCGGAGCGACTCGTCGGTTTCCACTTCTTCAACCCGGTCGCCGTCATGCCTCTCATCGAGGTGGTCAAGACGCCGTCCACCGACGAGCAGACCCTGTCCACGGCGTTCGTCGTGGCCAAGGGCCTCGGCAAGAACGCCGTGCTCACCGCAGACGCCCCCGGCTTCGTGGTCAACCGGCTGCTGGCCAAGGTCATGGGTGAGGCCGCGCGCGCCGTCTATGAGGGCACTCCGATCGCGGAGGTCGAGAAGGCGTTCGCCCCGCTCGGTCTGCCGATGGGGCCGTTCCAGCTCATCGACCTCGTCGGCTGGAAGGTCGCCGCGCATGTGCAGGACACGATGGTGCGGCACTTCCCCGACCGGTTCTACGCGAACGAGAACTTCCACGCGCTGGCGGAGCTCGACCAGGTCGTGGAGAAGGACAAGGGCGGCCGAGTGACCGGCTGGACCAAGGCCGCCGAGAAGACCCTCAAGGGGGCCGTCGGCTCGTCACCGTCCAGCGCTGCGACCATCCTCACCCGTGTGCAGGACGGTCTCGCGCAGGAGATCAGGCTCATGCTCGACGAGGGGGTCGTCCCCGAGGTCGAGGACATCGACCTCTGCCTCATCCTCGGTGCCGGGTGGCCGTTCATCGACGGCGGCGCGTCACCGTACCTCGACCGCGAGGGAGCATCCGAGCGCGTGTTCGGCGGGACGTTCCACACGCCGCCGATCCGCGGCATCGCTGCTCGCTGAGACACACGAAGAGGCGGGGTCGGGCATCGCGCCCGGCCCCGCCTCTTCGTCCTGTCAGCGAAGTGGTGCTGTCAGCGGCGTTCGTGGAGGGGGATGTCGACCGCCTCCGTCTCCCCTGTCTGCCGGGCGACCGGGATGCGGGTGCCCAGCACCTGCGCGACGATGTCCTGCGCGATCTTCGATGCTGTGAGGCCGGCGTCGGCGAGGATCTGATCACGCGAGGCGTGGTCGATGAACTCGTCGGGAAGGCCCAGCTCGTCCACGGCGGTGTCGATGCCCGCCTCGCGCAGCACCTGACGGACACGCGTACCGATGCCGCCGACACGGATGCCGTCCTCCATCGTGATGACGAGACGGTGACGTGCCGCCAGCTCGACGACCGACGGCTGCACCGGGATCGCCCAGCGGGGGTCGATCACCGTCGCCCCGATCCCCTGCGCACGCAGTCGCGTGGCGACATCCTTGGCCATGGCGGCGAACGGGCCGACGCTGACGATCAGGACATCCTCCGTCTCGCCGCGGGAGAGCACGTCCACACCGTCCGCCATGCGCTCGACGGCCTCGATGTCCTCGCTCACAGCCCCCTTGGGGAACCGGATCACGGTGGGTGCGTCATCCACGGCGACCGCCTCGTCGAGCGCCTCAGCGACCCGAGCGCCGTCGCGCGGCGCCGCGATGCGGATGTGCGGGACGATCTGCAGCATCGCGAGATCCCACATGCCGTGGTGACTCGGCCCGTCGGGGCCGGTGACACCGGCGCGGTCGAGGACGAAGGTCACCCCGGCCTTGTGCAGCGCGACATCCATGAGCACCTGGTCGAAGGCCCGCCCCATGAAGGTGGCGTAGAGGGCGACCACGGGGTGCAGACCGCCGTAGGCCAGGCCCGCCGCGGAGGTCACCGCATGCTGCTCGGCGATGCCGACGTCGTACACGCGCTCGGGGAAGCGTTCGGCGAAGGGCGCGAGTCCTGTCGGCCGCAGCATCGCCGCTGTGATCGCGATCACCCGGGGGTCTCGTTCGCCCACGCGCACGAGCGACTCGGAGAACACGTCGGTCCATCCCTTGCTGCTCGAGCCGAGCGGCTCCCCGGTGGCGGGGTCGATGCGGTTGACGGCGTGGAACTGGTCGGCCTTGTCGTCCAGAGCGGGCTGATAGCCGCGCCCCTTCTCCGTGATCGCGTGGACGATGACGGGAGCACCATACGACTTCGCGAGCTCGAAGGTCTCGATGAGGGCGCGGATGTCGTGCCCGTCGACGGGGCCGAGGTACTTGATGTCGAGGTTGGAATACAGCGCCTCGTTGTTCGTGAACCGGGAGAGGAAGCCGTGAGTCCCGCCGCGCACGCCGCGGAACAGCGCGCGGCCGAGCGGGCCGAAGGCGCGGAACAGGCGGTCTGACCGGTGGTGGAGCTGCTTGTACGTCGCTGCGGTGCGCACGCGGTTCAGATACCGCGACATCCCGCCGATCGTCGGCGCGTAGGAGCGACCGTTGTCGTTGACGACGATGATGAGGTTCCGGTCGTTGTCATCCGAGATGTTGTTGAGCGCTTCCCAGGTCATCCCACCGGTGAGCGCACCGTCACCGACGACCGCGACCACGTGCCGGTCGTCGCGCCCCGTGGCCGCCAGCGCGCGGGAGATGCCGTCGGCCCAGCTCAGCGAGCTCGAGGCGTGCGAGGACTCAACGACGTCGTGCGGGCTCTCGCTGCGCTGGGGGTAGCCGGCGAGGCCGCCGCGGACGCGCAGCCCAGAGAAGTCCTGCCTGCCCGTGAGGAGCTTGTGCACGTACGACTGGTGCCCGGTGTCGAACACGAACGGGTCGTCAGGCGATTCGAACGCCCTGTGCAGCGCGATCGTGAGTTCCACGACACCGAGATTCGGGCCGAGGTGTCCCCCGGTCCGCGAGACGTTCTCGACGAGGAATCGCCGGATCTCGTCAGCG from the Microbacterium ginsengiterrae genome contains:
- the dxs gene encoding 1-deoxy-D-xylulose-5-phosphate synthase, whose protein sequence is MPILPGINGPRDLDQLSTAELNELADEIRRFLVENVSRTGGHLGPNLGVVELTIALHRAFESPDDPFVFDTGHQSYVHKLLTGRQDFSGLRVRGGLAGYPQRSESPHDVVESSHASSSLSWADGISRALAATGRDDRHVVAVVGDGALTGGMTWEALNNISDDNDRNLIIVVNDNGRSYAPTIGGMSRYLNRVRTAATYKQLHHRSDRLFRAFGPLGRALFRGVRGGTHGFLSRFTNNEALYSNLDIKYLGPVDGHDIRALIETFELAKSYGAPVIVHAITEKGRGYQPALDDKADQFHAVNRIDPATGEPLGSSSKGWTDVFSESLVRVGERDPRVIAITAAMLRPTGLAPFAERFPERVYDVGIAEQHAVTSAAGLAYGGLHPVVALYATFMGRAFDQVLMDVALHKAGVTFVLDRAGVTGPDGPSHHGMWDLAMLQIVPHIRIAAPRDGARVAEALDEAVAVDDAPTVIRFPKGAVSEDIEAVERMADGVDVLSRGETEDVLIVSVGPFAAMAKDVATRLRAQGIGATVIDPRWAIPVQPSVVELAARHRLVITMEDGIRVGGIGTRVRQVLREAGIDTAVDELGLPDEFIDHASRDQILADAGLTASKIAQDIVAQVLGTRIPVARQTGETEAVDIPLHERR
- a CDS encoding acetyl-CoA C-acyltransferase encodes the protein MAEISDVYFVDGMRTPFGRAGEKGMYWNTRADDLAVKATIGLMERNAAVPADRIDDVAIAATSQTGDQGLTLGRSVAILAGLPNTVPGLAVERMCAGAMTSVTTMAASIGIGMYDFALAGGVEHMGHHPIGANADPNPRFVAEKMVDPGALNMGVTAERIFDRFPHLTKERSDRFGMLSQHKVQAAYDAGKIQPDLVSVAIKDAEGAWGLATEDEGRRPQTTMADLAGLKTPFRPHGRVTAGTSSPLTDGATMSLLAGGRAVKEFGLTPKMKLVSFAFAGVQPEIMGIGPIPSTEKALKKAGLTIDDIGLFELNEAFAIQVISLLDHFGIADDDPRVNQWGGAIALGHPLAASGVRLMIQLAAQFAERPDVRYGLTAMCVGLGQGGSVIWENPFYDGKKRK
- a CDS encoding 3-hydroxyacyl-CoA dehydrogenase NAD-binding domain-containing protein; translation: MTDYEKIDFSPILALADDEVVTRSTVRDVRLPSGKVLALITLDNGRDHTRPNTLGPATLVELGKTLDSVKARAAAGEIQAVGITGKQYILAAGADLSDISKVTSQDHARLIAQLGHKVIGSLSDLGVPSFAFVNGLALGGGLEIALNSTYRTVDASAAAVALPEVFLGLIPGWGGAYLLPNLIGIENALEVVISNPLKQNRMLKPKQAFELGIMDAIFPAANYLEDSLAWADRVLSGAVKVDRKNEPGKIERLTKWPIAIKMARGMLESKIGTVPRSPYLALDLLDKARSGTKADGFAREDEALAELVAGDQFAASMYAFDLVQKRAKRPVGAPDKALAKKVTKVGIIGAGLMASQFALLFVRKLQVPVLITDLDQARVDKGVAYIHEEIGKLEQKGRLDADTANKLRGLVTGTTDKSLYADCDFVIEAVFEEVGVKQSVFGEIEQIVAPDAILATNTSSLSVEEIGAKLSNPERLVGFHFFNPVAVMPLIEVVKTPSTDEQTLSTAFVVAKGLGKNAVLTADAPGFVVNRLLAKVMGEAARAVYEGTPIAEVEKAFAPLGLPMGPFQLIDLVGWKVAAHVQDTMVRHFPDRFYANENFHALAELDQVVEKDKGGRVTGWTKAAEKTLKGAVGSSPSSAATILTRVQDGLAQEIRLMLDEGVVPEVEDIDLCLILGAGWPFIDGGASPYLDREGASERVFGGTFHTPPIRGIAAR